A genome region from Risungbinella massiliensis includes the following:
- a CDS encoding phage holin, whose amino-acid sequence MNRWKNAGMWVSLVALVPLVLEFFGVKVLPEQLEAGEEAVKAVIALLVALGILSNPTTESKGFMDDKAKEEDV is encoded by the coding sequence ATGAATAGATGGAAGAACGCTGGAATGTGGGTCAGCTTGGTGGCTCTTGTACCATTGGTATTGGAGTTTTTTGGTGTAAAGGTATTGCCTGAACAACTCGAAGCTGGCGAAGAAGCAGTAAAAGCAGTCATTGCTTTACTGGTGGCGTTAGGTATTTTGAGCAATCCAACCACTGAATCTAAAGGATTTATGGACGATAAAGCCAAAGAGGAGGATGTGTGA
- a CDS encoding type IV secretory system conjugative DNA transfer family protein — MFGSGWDNEKGGESFETIGKIAGPIVLIGGAYGLAKGGWQWLDKWSIFQKEVETATVNVGNAVIDFTQAGIALGACAAVGYGTTRLVKFILEPELEAIQVSPSLSEEIDPSKVWRFIESLGMYKNNMFTLRRWFSWRIVKDKDGKISFYLIVPRKLVSSIQEEMKLAYPGAVLQHIENLEIPFYQQGVGKVGHMMLGNKNPAFGLNTEFNNEIANIVHLMEPETILDIRFSASSSEEIREEGRSMILRIRSKKDKLSEDRKDEALITERYRGRSAFDVSISLWSRRNISGIATKLSQRTKGMNYLELHEYSWFPELRSLFTHESNMGKFLPTFVGPLPWRRFQLTDKELAQFTLVPPVGHPAREHIELILPKLKPAAHLFQEGLQIGYVDHPEFLKTTDEQVDWDKSRPLRLDLTTLDRHGVIPGATGAGKGGFIGAIGDGMLEGWAKDTMPTGFTLCDPHMSSNLLIINKLLALEEKGIKVDWDRVRCYSFNPKNEHPTPLNILAGTESDTIDALVKESSQIITEAFPGELTKSRELLEAALHALLWDSEKRTIAEIPRLFRDDVYIEKAIANIQNPVMKEYFVQEVQEAKEQGKNQNLSALITRIFPFISQQIMQRSFCQYDNVIDGERIIEKGEIVLLDFNDAPPEMYKLTAGWLVNHYLKTAIRRKPYNGKHHYLILDEAQEFRIETMAKIVQQTRKFHLGLWLLTQDTNELDPRVKKALETNYGFFLSLRQNQGVEQSIKLMNNEFKPEEIKMLPDNHGVLRTVEGSANIAYPPPAFIWQGERTKQGSKEADKAYDAAEQKFFELVKRDCRHYSEVDQDIARMMNEQQRKLQVVRGGGLALPD, encoded by the coding sequence ATGTTTGGATCTGGATGGGATAACGAAAAAGGCGGCGAGAGTTTCGAAACAATTGGAAAAATCGCTGGTCCTATCGTTTTGATTGGTGGAGCTTATGGGCTTGCAAAAGGTGGTTGGCAGTGGCTGGATAAGTGGTCTATTTTCCAAAAGGAAGTAGAGACAGCCACCGTTAATGTTGGGAATGCGGTCATTGATTTTACCCAAGCAGGGATTGCACTTGGTGCTTGCGCTGCTGTTGGATATGGTACCACCCGATTGGTGAAATTCATTCTAGAGCCGGAACTAGAGGCGATCCAAGTGTCTCCTTCGCTGTCAGAGGAAATTGACCCTAGTAAGGTCTGGCGGTTTATCGAAAGCCTAGGAATGTATAAAAACAACATGTTTACCCTTCGCCGTTGGTTTTCTTGGCGAATTGTGAAAGATAAAGACGGAAAGATCAGCTTTTATCTGATAGTTCCAAGGAAATTAGTATCTAGCATTCAAGAGGAGATGAAGTTGGCCTATCCTGGTGCAGTGCTCCAGCATATTGAAAATCTAGAGATTCCCTTTTATCAACAAGGTGTTGGGAAGGTTGGACATATGATGTTGGGCAATAAAAACCCAGCTTTTGGATTAAACACTGAGTTTAATAACGAAATTGCAAATATTGTCCACCTAATGGAGCCAGAGACGATTCTAGATATTCGATTTTCTGCCAGCTCATCAGAAGAGATCAGAGAAGAAGGACGCAGCATGATCCTACGTATCAGATCGAAGAAAGACAAATTGTCTGAGGATCGCAAGGATGAGGCGCTGATCACAGAAAGATATCGTGGAAGAAGCGCGTTTGATGTATCGATTTCTTTATGGTCTCGACGAAATATCAGCGGAATTGCAACCAAGCTTAGTCAACGTACCAAAGGGATGAATTATCTAGAACTTCATGAGTATAGTTGGTTCCCAGAACTACGCAGCCTTTTCACTCATGAGAGCAACATGGGCAAATTTCTACCTACCTTTGTTGGTCCATTGCCTTGGAGAAGATTCCAACTAACAGATAAAGAGCTTGCACAATTTACGCTAGTTCCACCAGTTGGGCATCCAGCAAGAGAGCACATAGAGTTGATCCTTCCCAAACTCAAGCCTGCAGCGCACCTGTTCCAAGAAGGCTTACAAATCGGCTATGTAGATCATCCTGAGTTTCTGAAAACTACTGATGAGCAAGTGGATTGGGATAAATCTCGACCTCTGCGTTTAGACCTTACAACATTAGACCGTCATGGGGTGATTCCTGGAGCGACTGGAGCTGGTAAAGGTGGTTTCATTGGGGCAATTGGTGATGGAATGCTGGAGGGATGGGCAAAAGATACGATGCCAACAGGATTTACCTTGTGTGATCCTCATATGTCTAGCAACTTATTGATCATCAACAAGCTCTTAGCCTTAGAAGAAAAAGGAATCAAGGTAGACTGGGATCGAGTTCGTTGTTACAGCTTCAACCCGAAGAACGAGCACCCAACACCACTAAATATCTTAGCAGGAACCGAAAGTGACACGATCGATGCGTTAGTGAAAGAATCCTCTCAAATCATTACGGAGGCATTCCCTGGTGAGTTAACAAAGAGCCGCGAACTATTAGAAGCAGCACTTCACGCACTTCTCTGGGATTCAGAAAAGCGAACCATTGCAGAGATTCCACGATTGTTTCGGGATGATGTTTATATCGAGAAAGCCATTGCTAATATCCAGAATCCAGTAATGAAAGAGTATTTTGTACAAGAAGTACAAGAAGCGAAAGAACAAGGGAAAAATCAGAACCTATCAGCGTTAATCACTCGTATCTTTCCTTTTATCAGTCAACAGATCATGCAACGTAGCTTTTGCCAGTATGACAATGTGATTGATGGAGAGCGAATCATTGAAAAAGGCGAAATAGTCTTATTAGATTTCAACGATGCACCACCGGAAATGTACAAATTGACTGCTGGATGGCTCGTCAATCACTACCTCAAAACAGCAATTCGACGTAAGCCATACAACGGCAAACACCATTATTTGATCTTGGATGAGGCACAGGAATTCCGGATAGAGACAATGGCTAAGATCGTCCAGCAGACAAGAAAATTCCATCTTGGATTGTGGCTACTCACGCAAGACACCAACGAGCTAGATCCACGAGTGAAGAAAGCGCTAGAAACCAACTATGGATTTTTCCTAAGTCTTCGCCAAAACCAAGGCGTGGAGCAATCGATCAAGTTAATGAACAACGAGTTTAAACCAGAAGAGATCAAGATGTTACCAGATAATCATGGAGTTTTACGAACTGTAGAAGGATCTGCTAATATCGCTTACCCTCCACCAGCGTTCATTTGGCAAGGAGAACGCACCAAGCAAGGAAGCAAAGAAGCAGATAAAGCCTATGATGCAGCAGAACAGAAATTTTTCGAGTTGGTAAAACGTGATTGCCGTCACTATTCAGAAGTCGATCAAGACATTGCAAGAATGATGAACGAACAGCAACGCAAGCTACAAGTAGTTCGTGGTGGCGGATTGGCTCTACCAGATTAA
- a CDS encoding replication-relaxation family protein — translation MIKKWLEEDQYTSKTDQLMCVIYSLGITDRRQLQTVTGWTEMQIHGGLQRIRNLARGNETKDEWLLTWQPTYHSPYVYSLGEKGIQHVRALKEAAVKFDGQQPRRGQVSHFMGTNHILCRAIEKGYDVKDWMSAGETLSYLYYQLLPEKSPVMPDCTICIEGSQHYFGEFDTGKTSGGKLEDKFHKYLNLSNIIGEYFPVVWVTVKESRKQLLMKKAQDAILSYERKKKKPLPAKLPEMFFFVEGEETEFLAGKEQSRSIWSQAI, via the coding sequence ATGATCAAAAAATGGCTCGAAGAAGACCAATATACGAGTAAAACAGACCAGCTTATGTGTGTCATTTACTCGCTTGGGATCACAGATCGGCGGCAGCTACAAACCGTGACTGGATGGACTGAGATGCAGATCCATGGAGGCTTGCAACGAATCCGTAATCTAGCAAGAGGAAATGAAACTAAAGATGAATGGTTGCTAACATGGCAGCCAACGTATCACAGCCCCTATGTATATAGTTTGGGCGAAAAAGGAATCCAACATGTCAGAGCATTGAAGGAAGCGGCAGTAAAATTCGATGGTCAACAGCCTAGACGTGGTCAAGTGTCACACTTTATGGGGACCAATCACATCCTCTGTCGTGCGATAGAAAAAGGTTATGATGTAAAAGATTGGATGTCAGCAGGCGAAACCCTTTCTTATTTGTACTATCAATTGTTGCCTGAGAAGTCACCAGTGATGCCAGACTGTACGATATGTATTGAGGGTTCACAGCATTACTTTGGGGAATTTGATACCGGAAAGACATCTGGAGGGAAATTAGAGGATAAATTTCACAAATATTTGAATCTATCTAACATAATCGGTGAGTATTTCCCAGTTGTATGGGTAACAGTGAAGGAATCAAGAAAACAATTACTGATGAAAAAGGCACAAGATGCAATTTTGTCTTATGAGAGAAAGAAGAAAAAGCCTTTACCTGCTAAGCTCCCAGAGATGTTCTTCTTTGTGGAAGGGGAAGAAACAGAGTTTTTAGCAGGTAAAGAGCAATCTAGATCTATATGGAGCCAAGCGATTTAA
- a CDS encoding N-acetylmuramoyl-L-alanine amidase: MAILIAIDDGHGQETSGKRTPAISALGGRVIRENEFNRKVADLLAIALQRCGFRTLFVAPGNADTPLSTRTATANRANAAAYISIHYNAGGGEGVETYHYPGSSSGKRLAEAIHWHVKQGTPQKDRGVKSANFQVLRETKMPAALVEYGFMDDPGLDEARLMIDPKFIFESAEETAKGICDYFKVKYVEPKSVTPPPPVTPPVEGELFVVQAGAFKDKKNAEELAERLKQAGFDAIITTKKA; the protein is encoded by the coding sequence ATGGCGATTTTAATTGCGATTGATGATGGGCATGGGCAAGAAACTTCCGGAAAGAGGACTCCTGCAATCTCTGCACTTGGCGGCCGTGTAATCCGTGAGAACGAATTCAACCGCAAAGTGGCAGATCTCCTAGCGATAGCTCTCCAACGTTGTGGATTCCGTACCCTATTTGTCGCTCCTGGTAATGCAGATACACCACTTTCTACAAGGACAGCAACAGCCAACCGTGCAAATGCTGCCGCCTATATCTCTATTCATTACAATGCTGGTGGAGGAGAGGGTGTGGAGACATACCACTATCCTGGTAGCTCCTCTGGTAAAAGGCTGGCGGAGGCGATCCACTGGCACGTTAAGCAAGGGACACCTCAAAAAGACCGTGGCGTAAAATCCGCCAACTTCCAAGTGCTGCGTGAGACTAAAATGCCTGCCGCTTTGGTCGAGTATGGGTTTATGGATGATCCTGGTTTGGACGAAGCTCGCCTGATGATAGATCCAAAGTTCATCTTTGAATCTGCTGAGGAAACAGCGAAAGGTATCTGTGATTACTTCAAGGTGAAATATGTAGAGCCTAAATCTGTAACCCCTCCGCCTCCAGTCACTCCACCAGTAGAAGGGGAATTGTTTGTAGTTCAAGCTGGGGCTTTTAAGGATAAGAAGAACGCCGAGGAGTTAGCGGAGAGACTAAAACAAGCTGGATTTGATGCGATCATCACAACAAAAAAAGCCTAA
- a CDS encoding XkdX family protein: protein MASRLYGYFLMCWKNGTVTESQLQTAVSKGYITQSEYEEITSTPQETATV from the coding sequence ATGGCATCTAGATTATACGGATACTTCCTAATGTGTTGGAAAAATGGCACTGTGACAGAATCTCAGCTACAAACAGCTGTAAGCAAGGGATATATCACTCAATCAGAATATGAAGAGATTACATCTACTCCACAAGAAACAGCCACTGTATAG